A window of Amaranthus tricolor cultivar Red isolate AtriRed21 chromosome 8, ASM2621246v1, whole genome shotgun sequence genomic DNA:
TGAACAAGAGCAAAAAATTCATACACACTAAGTTAatacataaatataataaatcctCTTTTCTAATCAAATAAGATATCACCTGACtatattttaagttataaattaagaataaagtaTAAATTCAAAGCCTAAAAGGAGGGAGAATATTCaagttattttaaaaattatatacaatAAACAGTAAAAATAATCAGTTTTGATCAATGATTTGTTCTGATCATTAAATCAGTTTTGACCGGAATAAATTTAAAACAGCAACAATAAGTTTACATTAAGTACAGAGAATAAAAACAGGAGTGAATGAGGACCAATCAATTTCAACCTTCGAAATACTTTCAAATCAACAAAATTCCATTTTTACTCTGTAATATTCACGTATCATGCAGTAAAACAATTTGTTTAATATGACGCAAAGAAAATGGGCCACATAATTGAAAGATGTTATATGAGAATACATTGGGATAATGTTGAAAGGAATCTGTATAAGTATATTATTCCCTTGTGTTCAACTtatgtcccattttctttttcatacatGGCAACGAAATATTTCAAAACCAATCCATAATAACTTTATGCatagttaaaaaatataaacagtTGACAATCAAACATTATCCCTCTAAACTAAATTTTAAgttatatattaagaataaaatacaaatcaaaAGTGAATGGAAAATAGAGTCTTAAAATTAGGACAGATAAGCTAAACAAGGAAAAAGTAAACAATTGTCAACCTTGAAATGGCCTCATTTTAGTTTACAcatgtttggatagcaaattgGGAGAGAAAAGAAACgaaaggaagggaaaggaaggggaggggtaAGGAGGAAGAGTATCTTGTATGTAaaggaaaggaaaaggaaaggaaaacAAGTGTTTTCCCTCCAAATCTTTCCGCTTTAAGAGAGATTGTATTCTTAAccaaacttttccttatttTCCCTCCAAACCCCTCCCCTCCAAATCCCTTGCCTCCTATTTCAtatccctccaaatccctccccttcctttctttCATTTCAATAACTCTTAGATCCTAAAATTAATTTCCAGCCTCTACATTTTCATTTAGATTCTAAAATGCACTTACAGGCTTCCAGCCTGTACATTTTTATTACAAACCAGCAAATTATCTGTATAAAATTCAGTGTCGAATAAAAAATACGTTGAAGAAAATGGAGCCATAAGCTGAATTTTACATATAAGTGTGATTTATGAATAGGCCAATAGGGTAAAAAACAAAAGGGACACAAGctaaataggagggactatAAATTGTCAACCTATAAATGGCCTCATTTCTATGTAGATTCTACAATCACTCTTGAGCTATACATTTTTCCAAATcaataaattcataattttactCCGTAAAATTCAGTGTTCACCGTAGTAAAAAATAAGACGTGGACAAAATGGAATCTCATAGGCAAAGCATTGATATTTGGGAATATAAAGACAGCATGTTGAAATGAttcatatttatgtatataatttgaaattgtCAATTATACACTAGTCACACTTGTTCTTCACTTATTTGCTTCACAAAGATTTACGTTAAATCGGTGATGAACCACAATGGCAGCGTCAATATTACTTTAAAgggaaaatttttgaaatagaGAAAAGtgaaagaacaaaaacaaacaacccAAATCAGAAAGTTGGGCCAGCAGAACAAATAACAGAATAGAAAAGATTGAAAACTGTTTTTAGATTTATATGGGAGACCATGCAAAACCAAATGCTGCATTGATTCATGAACACAAATTGGACCACGGAATAAAATTAAGTTACCTTGGAACTAACACTCCTACACCTAGTAGTAATAGCCATGACCACCTGCATGGCCACCTCCATGGCCGCCTCCATAGGGACGATCCCGAGGATTAAATGATGAGTGAGGTCGTGTAGAATACtgtaaaatgaaataaataaatactaaaactgTTTGCTACTATGTAATCATGCAGAACTTCATTTGTAATGGTAAGTACACACTTACGTCAGGACCATAATAGCCACTCGAGTAGTAACTGCTACCGGCTCCATAACTGTCTGGTAATAAAAATCAACAGTTCCAAGTAGATAAAATTGTTACAGCTCTACACCAATTTCAGATGAGGGAATATGTAGACAAGAGAAAAAGTGGAAGATGCAAGCAAAAAGACTAGCCTCCTAAAATAATATGTACCTCTATATTGGGTTCCGCGTCCTGAAGCAGAATAATCAAATCGAGGACGCACTCGACTTGGTTCCATATAAGAAGGATCTTGTTcctacattaaaattaaaaatcaacaataGTAACTTGTAAATGCATCGGAACGGCTACAAAACATGATTCTAACAACAATTGGTGTATATAACTTACGGTCATATAATATGGTCGCTTTAATCCATGACTGTCATCGTAATTGTATGCATCATCATATTGTCTACCTATGAAAGGCCTTGAATAGTTGCCATCATCAAGGGGATATGGCTCTCTACGTGGAGGAGCAGGTCTTGCAAGACTACGGTCAACATCCCTAGGTCCACCAAAGTTTGGCCTTCCAGTAGGAGGTGGTCCTGTTACCCCATAACCAGCCCTGAAAGGAAATCTTCGTCCTGTAAAAGGATCACAAAAGCCAATGAAACTCAAAAAAACAAATGCACACACCCAGCAACAACTACATTCTATTACCCCAATGTGATCCAACCAATGTAGACCCTTCTAAGAGGATTGGATGTGGAAAACCtaatgataacaaagaggttgtaaCCAACTGACCTTTTGTAATATCGTATGCAACttcacattaaaaaaaataaagtgtatGGATAAAATGAGTTACTTTAATAGAGTCCTTTGTAATCGTAAACCAAAAAACTACACATCTCCATTgaaaattaatatcaagttaAAAGTCTAGTAAATACAAACAGGAGGGGAGCTGACATTTAAATAACAGCAAAGAGAAAAAGATCAAATACCATAAGGTCCGGCAGGTTCGTGAAACTGGCCACGTGCAGATCTACCAAATGGGAAGTTTGGACGATTCAACATAGGGCCTGTACGCCCGCCAATTCCCCTGCCTGATACTCCAAGTAAGAAAATATCCAATGGGAAAAGATATATAATAACATAAGATCCACAAAGCTCTGTGCATACCAGTAGGTCGGCCAATGCGAAAACCACCACACATCCCACCCTTCACAGCTTGAGTTTTCGGCAAAGGATTAGAAAGCCTAGCTCTTACTTTCGTCTGTACAATGTAATCAATAAGTTAGTAAACTTAGTACTAAAGATAGCATATATTGAATTCCtaaaaaaagaatgaaataTTTCATATGGTATCTATGAGGAGAAGTTTTGGGTTTAAGTGGTGGTAACAGACAAGCATTTGCTCCATATGGTAGTCTAGAGGTATTAACTCCGTATACAATGTGACAAAAATTGCAAATACAAATGAGTGTTAaatctattttctttttcattttccttttattttttctccatACTTGAaacaatttttatataaaagaaCATATTGATATTACTCCATAATCCTAAGAAACGTGATTGAGGATTTGTGGTTCTCATATTGCTCCTAACTCTTTCAGTTCCCTTGGAAAGGTGACAGGCGGATGGCAATTTGATGAGAATATAGGATATCATAAGAGCTTCAAAGAGATACTGTTTATGTAATGCTCTCAAGTTTCAATTAATCCCAAGACAAAGAGTTTTTCGTCATTTTTTTGTATCTTAATTTCAGAGCTTTGATGGTGATATCAAAGAGAAATTTGAAGGATTGGTTTGAAGGTCAGAGATACAGATAGAGGTTGGGTTTTATACTTTATTGCtattaatataaaatcaaatgaaaaacaaaaatggatAAACATAACtaaaaaagtaaacaaaatCTTTACagaaaaacaacaatttttagaTATGTTATGATGTATTTATAGTACCATATGAAGCAAAGTACTAGCAAATGCCAAAACTTAATTGCTGCCTTATATAATATCTCAAAAATAATTAGCCAACAATAAACATCTTATAGATATACTTTATGATCATCATAAGCAACAATTAGAGTACAACATTTCATTTAACATAATTCTTCCCAAGGCAGCACAGAGAGTTATCGACCTCTATCCTTCAATTATTTTACTAGATGGGGAGGGAGTGGGttgggagaaaaaaaaaaaaatgaggtaCTGACCTCAAGTTAATAACTAGGACCAAAAACATCTTACCAACTATAGAAGTAGTTAAAccagagaaagaaaaagacaaagCGTACATAAAGCTTTCTCTCCCATGCTTCATGGTTAAAAGCAAACAAATAGATTCACTTCCAACGCAATAAAAACAGAGTTGAAATTTGATCAGGTTTAAAACTCTAAAATTAGAGGGATTGCAATGTCAAAAATTGGAAAATATAAGGCTGAAATAATTGCATATATTTGTGTGAAGCACACATAGAATGATAACTTTCACTCTCAACATAAGTAGGAGGAAAATTGAAAACATAAAACATAGTAATCAAAGCTCATGAGCCAGTAGATTTTACCCCCAAAAAATACTACACCAAAGTATATTATGATGAATAGAAACAACTGAAAAATTTGTCGATTCACCAACTAGGCAGGAGTTttaaaattgaaagaaaatatcaccaaatcaaaaaaaacaaCAGTAAAATACCTTTGAGTTGCCATCAACCAACTCTTTACGGTTCACATCTTCTATGCAGGTGATGGCAGCCTCATGTGTCATGAAATCAACAAAACCAAAATCCTTCCTCTTGGCCGATGACATATTGCGAGCCAGTGTAATCCGTTCGATCTCCCCATAATTTTTGAAGTGCTTCCTAACACGATCCTCATCCCAATGCGGAGGAAGCCCATCTACAAAAACAGATTTGACCTGAGCCATCACCTCAGGATCTGGCTCTTGAAGAGGCTCAGCAAATGCAACCTTTGCAGTCCTTTCAGTATGGCCAAAAATGGCATCCGGCTTTTGAAGCCTTTTGTAAGCATGCATTGCATCAGCATGGCAAGAGAATTGAATAAAGCAAAACCCACGGCTTAAACCCTCCTGACGAGGGTCTTGGACAAGAGTGATGTTCTCAACGCCATTAACGCTATATTCTGTTAGCTTTTGTCTTATCTGTTGAgaacattaataaaattaaaatgacataTTAACAGCATAATTATTAACATGATTATTGAGAGGTAGAAATAATCTTACTGCTTCCTTGGTCCACGTATTGCAGACATTACCAAGAAACAAAGTGTCATTATCCTCATTAGGTGCAGTGCCACATCGCTTTCCACGGAtctgtttaaaattgaaaaaaaaaggttCGAGAAACAGTAAAGACAATAATTAAGCAAAAACCCAAAGATTAGTAAGTCAACTTACAACAGGATTTTTCATCTCTGATAAAGCGCGCTTAGCTTGGTCTTTAGTCGCAAACCTCACAAAAGCAAAGCCCCTATTCTTATTTGTGGAAGGATCTTTCAATAATCTAACTTCAACAACCTCTCCAACATTTTCAAAGGTCTGCTTAACGTCGTCTTCAACAACTTCTCGGTCTAGCCCACCAACAAAAATTTCAAGCTCTTTCTTAACTTTACGCTCCTTAGCAGCAGCAGCC
This region includes:
- the LOC130820329 gene encoding heterogeneous nuclear ribonucleoprotein Q-like, whose product is MRTRNTTPKSTPTGKKTPPAKKSSVKTPVQSSPAADSTSETATVKSASTPSSKTLEIQNLTSSSTDSKSELAVEQAKAPGEDAVLSPPSKGRKVTKRVVKKKVVRTKAPASAKAGSTATVKTEEIDEGKSDECPPKDEDTTDAKDVNLSEADDNVTKDVEPVKQDEIGAEKSEATAEEIKIKGKEKLDVDGSETLTIDGAAKSAANEEPSEVKLEGIHEDPVEDPNDVEKTGSEKEFQDKPDNMDDDQKENLDNKKMPENKDDDKLEKMEEDNTAQPKGDEDPADGIEDYGEEEGFVEPGEEDLQEDEEPDIGDEVKPEEENRELAAAAKERKVKKELEIFVGGLDREVVEDDVKQTFENVGEVVEVRLLKDPSTNKNRGFAFVRFATKDQAKRALSEMKNPVIRGKRCGTAPNEDNDTLFLGNVCNTWTKEAIRQKLTEYSVNGVENITLVQDPRQEGLSRGFCFIQFSCHADAMHAYKRLQKPDAIFGHTERTAKVAFAEPLQEPDPEVMAQVKSVFVDGLPPHWDEDRVRKHFKNYGEIERITLARNMSSAKRKDFGFVDFMTHEAAITCIEDVNRKELVDGNSKTKVRARLSNPLPKTQAVKGGMCGGFRIGRPTGRGIGGRTGPMLNRPNFPFGRSARGQFHEPAGPYGRRFPFRAGYGVTGPPPTGRPNFGGPRDVDRSLARPAPPRREPYPLDDGNYSRPFIGRQYDDAYNYDDSHGLKRPYYMTEQDPSYMEPSRVRPRFDYSASGRGTQYRDSYGAGSSYYSSGYYGPDYSTRPHSSFNPRDRPYGGGHGGGHAGGHGYYY